The Zavarzinia compransoris genome has a window encoding:
- a CDS encoding DUF1329 domain-containing protein, with protein MNRISLIGAALAVLVAGGGPALARISEQEAARLGQDLTPVGAEKAGNADGSIPAWDGGLTGVLPGVVPGVSRPDPFPNEKPLFTIRPADIPRYKDRLTPGQIALLERHGGSFYMNVYPTHRTAALPPEVYQRIKDQATKVELEDGGYGLANLGLSTVPFPIPKTGQEAIWNHLVRYRGQAFDRRVIQAVVKRDGSFTPMIYHDLLTFRSGVPETPDNADIVLKIVQKILQPQQLAGTTLLGIDRVNPVRQPRQAWMYNAGARRVMRAPEIGYDNPGIGADGARTNDNYEMFNGGLDRYDWKLLGKREIYIPYNANRLDARGIPYEDILKPGHLNPDLLRYELHRVWVVEATLKDGLRHLYARRTYYLDEDSWSIVGGEHYDGRGELWRVSEAHLIQYTEATVPFYCVETLYDLLNDRYIAFGMNNNEPYEIKFDWRADDEFYTPSNLRRIAN; from the coding sequence GTGAACAGGATCTCTCTCATCGGGGCGGCGCTGGCCGTCCTCGTCGCGGGCGGCGGGCCCGCGCTTGCCAGGATCTCGGAACAGGAGGCGGCCCGCCTCGGCCAGGACCTGACGCCGGTCGGCGCCGAAAAGGCGGGCAACGCCGACGGTAGCATCCCGGCCTGGGACGGCGGGCTGACGGGCGTGCTGCCGGGGGTGGTGCCCGGGGTCTCGCGGCCCGATCCCTTTCCGAACGAAAAGCCGCTCTTCACCATCCGGCCGGCGGATATCCCGCGCTACAAGGACAGGCTGACGCCGGGCCAGATCGCCCTCCTTGAGCGCCACGGCGGCAGTTTCTACATGAATGTCTATCCGACGCACCGGACGGCCGCCCTGCCGCCCGAGGTCTATCAGCGGATCAAGGATCAGGCGACCAAGGTGGAACTGGAGGACGGCGGCTACGGCCTTGCCAATCTCGGGCTTTCGACAGTGCCTTTCCCCATTCCGAAGACAGGGCAGGAAGCGATCTGGAACCACCTGGTGCGCTATCGCGGCCAGGCGTTCGACCGCCGGGTGATCCAGGCGGTGGTGAAGCGCGACGGCAGCTTCACCCCCATGATCTATCACGACCTGCTGACCTTCCGCTCGGGCGTGCCGGAAACGCCCGACAATGCGGATATCGTCCTCAAGATCGTGCAGAAAATCCTGCAGCCGCAGCAACTGGCCGGCACCACCCTGCTCGGCATCGACCGCGTCAACCCGGTGCGGCAGCCGCGCCAGGCCTGGATGTATAATGCCGGCGCGCGGCGGGTGATGCGGGCGCCGGAAATCGGCTACGACAACCCGGGCATCGGCGCCGACGGCGCCCGCACCAACGACAATTACGAGATGTTCAACGGCGGTCTCGACCGCTACGACTGGAAGCTGCTCGGCAAGCGGGAAATCTATATTCCCTATAATGCCAACCGTCTCGATGCCCGCGGCATTCCTTACGAGGACATCCTGAAGCCCGGCCACCTCAATCCGGACCTGCTGCGTTACGAATTGCACCGGGTCTGGGTGGTCGAGGCGACGCTGAAGGATGGCCTGCGCCATCTCTATGCCCGCCGGACCTATTATCTCGACGAGGACAGCTGGTCGATCGTCGGCGGCGAGCATTACGACGGCCGGGGCGAGCTGTGGCGCGTCTCCGAGGCGCATCTGATCCAGTACACCGAGGCGACGGTGCCCTTCTACTGCGTGGAGACGCTCTACGATCTGTTGAACGATCGCTACATCGCCTTCGGCATGAACAACAACGAGCCTTACGAAATCAAATTCGACTGGCGCGCCGACGACGAATTCTACACCCCCTCGAACCTCCGCCGCATCGCCAACTAA